The following DNA comes from bacterium.
CCGCTTCTGGCGGAATAGGTTGCGTAAACTTATCATTGCAATTAAATTCATAATGTCTCCTGTAGGGGCGTGATTTATCACGCCCTGATTGGGCGCAATAAATTGCGCCCCTACATTAATCTCTCACAATCGCGTCCAGCGGCGTAATCCCTTTTGCCACCTTGACCGGATAAATCACTGCTATCAGGGTAACTATTGTAAGCTGGACAACGGTCAAAAACATATCAGGTATATTCAAATACGGCGTAAACCTGTTGCCTCCGTATAGAATCTGGACCATATCATTGCTTGAAGTTATATTCAGCATCGGGATAAGTTTGACTATAATTATTCCAAGCAATATCCCCGCTCCTCCGCAAACAAACGAAAGAATACCGGTTTCAGCCACAAACATGCCGCTTATGAAGCCTTTTCGCGCGCCTACCGCGCGCATCATTCCTATTTCCGACGTCCTTTCAAGCGCGGCCATGCTTAAGGTATTTACTATTATTATTATCGCGACAATAAACAAAAGCATGACAAAACCGAATAGAGCGCCCTTAATCACCGTTGCCATGCTCCCGATAAGCCCGAAGGCCTTTTTCCAGGACACCGCCCGGACGCCAAGGTTCGCGGATTTAAGTTCATTGTTTATTTTTTTAAGGCCCTGATTGATCGAAACGCCTTTTTTCAGTTTAACAAAAATCACATTGTATGTGCCGGCTTCGATATCAACCTTCTTTTCCGCTATATCCTGTTTAACCGGCGTTAATTTAACCTCTTGTAAGGGCGAACGGCTGTTCGCCCCTGCATTGGAAATCACAGCCGCCTCATCATTAAAAAAATCATCCAGGTTATCGCTTTCAAGGATATTTTTCTTCTCTTCAGGTATTTCAGCCGCAAGGTCATCAGCGGTAAAATAACCGAGGCATTCCCTGTATGATTCAATATCAACAATGTTAAAATGCCCGAAAATATTATCCAGGCCCTTAAATTTCACAATACCTTTTATGTCAAGCCGGACATCCAGCGAAGTGTTTTTCTCGTTCGCGCCAAGAAAAACTATATTATTTTTAATAACAAGGCCGGTCGTGTCCTCTTTTTCATTTTTCAGCTCTTTCCTGAAATTCTCGACATTAAACTTTTCATTGACAGGTATAAACCATAAATTCGTGTAGTCATAAAACATTTTCCTTGAACCGCTCGGAACAATCACGCCCCGTTCGCCGTTTTCAGGCATTCTTCCTTCAATAGGCCTCATATTGCCAGGGAACATATCCTGATATTTCGCGAAATCCACTCCGATTAAAAACGCGAATCCCGGCGCCCCGCCCTCTTCGTTTAAAATCAAAGCCATGTTCCTCCCGGCGGGAAGAAATTTTTTCACATAATCCTGTTTAAGCAGTACTTCCTTTATTTTAAGAAAATTATTGACCGGTTCAATCGCCTTTCCCATAAGCGTAAAAAGCGCGTTATCGCTCTCCTGCTTGTCGGAAATGATTACAATATCACCTGTGAATCCGTTTATTATATTGTCCTGAAGCCCCCTTTCCATGCCCGATATTACGCCGTTCCCTATAGTCATTATCAGGGCGCCCAAAAACAATATAACACCGATTATTATGCTTTTGCCTTTATGGCGAAAGATGTTCCGCCAGGCGATTTTTAAAATTAGTCTCATAATTACTTTCTCCAAAAGTGCATAGCGCAAAGCGCATAGAGCATAGAGTAAAAATTTCTAACGCTATGCCCTTTGCTCCATGCCCTATGCTACTATTTGTCCGTCTTTAATTTTCACTATCCTCTGCGCGTATTTTAGAACGTTCGCGTCATGGGTCGAAAAAACAAACGTTGTTTTCTCGACGCGGTTCATCTCCCTCATCAGTTCAAGTATCGATGCGCCCGTGACCGAATCAAGGTTAGCAGTCGGTTCATCCGCCAAAACAATATCCGGATTTGTGACAAGCGCGCGCGCGATAGCCACCCTCTGCCTCTGCCCGCCCGAAAGTTCCGCGGGCCTGTGTTTTATATAATCCTTCAATCCTACTTCGTCTATCAATTTTTGCGCCCGCTTTCTCACTTCATCCTTTGAGAATTTTTTCATCAGAAGAAGCGGAAATTCCACGTTTTCAGCCACATCAAGCACAGGGATGAGGTTGAACGTCTGGAAAATAAAACCTATTTTATTTAATCTCAAATCTGTGATTTGTTTATCATTTAACCCATGGATGTCAACGCCCCCGATTTTAACATCTCCTTTAGTCGCGAAATCAATACATCCTATAACATTTAAAAGCGTGGTTTTCCCGCTGCCTGACGGCCCAACGACACTGATGAACTCGCCTTCCGTCACATTAAAATCAACACCTCGAAGGGCATGGACTGTCGTAGTTCCTAACGGGTAATCTTTTGTCAAGTTATTAATTTCTATCATTTTAAACCTCCGATGAATTTGCTTTTGTTCTTCATGTGTTTATTCACCTTCCGCCTCCTGCGTCCAGAGCGCCAGATAAATCTGGTCTTCTCCCTTTTCATCAAATCCTTTCGCAAATACAAACCGCAGGGTGACCGGAACATGATATATGAGATATGTGTCCAACCGCAGTTCAAAACCCGCGCTTCTTTTCAAATCTGAGAAATGAAATACGCCGTCCCACGCGTTACCTCCTTCACTAAATACTGCCCCGTGCATCCTGCGAAAAAAGATTGGATATGAATCCCAGCCTTTTTCAATATTTTTTAATGGAAAACGGTATTCAAAACCAAATAAAGCCGATTTCTGCCCCCGGAAAGAGTTTGACGGATAACCCCGCAAATATACACACTTTTCATCAACAGGCAGGATAATATCCCCGGGCAGGTTTCCGCCGAGATGGAAAGCGCGCTGGGGAATAACGTCCCCTGATGCCCCGCCGTAAAAAATCCTTGATTTTATCACCTGGTGCTTTGCGGGCAGATTGATATACTCCTGCCAGTCAGCCGAATGTTTCTTTATTCCGAAATCGCTTCCAAAACCCTTGCCGGATTCTTCATAATTAAAATCCAGGTTTCTGCCATTCTCAGGGCTTATGGAAAACGCGTATTTTTTCGTATTCTTGAATTTGTATTTAATGTTCCCTGAACTTAAAACACCCTCCGACGGCAATTCCCCGCTGTAACCGCTCCAGGGAGGGATTGCGCCAAACCTTGAAATTTTTTTAAACCTATATCCAAAGGAAAAAATATGGCTTGATTTTGTATTTAAAAACGGGACATCAACAGAAAAACCGTATGCTCTTTCCTTTTCAACATATTCTTCTTTACCATGAGTTGAATCTCCCTTAAAAAAATCCGCGTATGATTTATCAGAATCGGACAATTGCAGGTTAAAAGACGGATATAAGCCGTCATAGGTATAATGAATCAGATACCATACCCTGCCTTTTTTAGGCCCGTATTCAGCGCTTAAAAAATATTTATGCCGGTTCAACACATCGCTTCCTGAAGTTAGCGCTCCAAACATAATACCGCTTTTACTGCCGCTTTCTATGATGGGAAACCAGTAACACGGGTAAAGCGTTTCTACCGGATCATAAGCATGTGCTTTTGTTTCAACCGGTTTATCTTCATATTTGATTTCAGGATATGGATTTTTATACTCTTCCGCCGGCTTCCATGCATCCCTGCCGGCATCCATAACATGAATATCGAATCCCTTGCCGCTGTATAATGAAAAAACAAGTTTACTGCCGTCACCGGACACGGACGGCGTAAACGCCCCGCTTATTACATTGGTAACCTGAAACAGCTTCGCTGTCCCTGTTTCATGCGCATAAACATTATATATTCCCGTACGGTCTGATGCAAAATAGATAAACTTTCCGTCAGAACTCCACACAGGTGCGTCGTCAACCGCACGGTCATGCGCCAGTTCCGCTGTCTTTTCTCCGTTTGAATCAAATATCCATATATCCGCGTACCCTCCCGCCTGCCAGGCGCTTACAGCTATCCTTGAACCGTCAGGGCTGAACCTTGGATTTGAATACTGGTTCCCGCTTTCCTCCGTTAAATAAACAATCCTATTTATATCAATCAATCCGTTCTCCATGATTTCACAAACCGCGAGCTTTGTCTTTCCCAGTTTATTTACCACAAACACAAGTCTTTTGCCGTCAGGCGAAACATGTGGGTCCCTTGCCCTGATCCCGATGGTTAAACGTCCCTCTTTTCTGCTTTTAAAATCATAATAAAAAATATCATTATAAATATTTGTGTTATTCCGCGTTTCCATTTTTGTGTAATATAACTTCCCGCCGTCATGGCTCCATGATAAACCCATTCCCGCGGCGCCGTAACTGAACAGATTATCAATAAGTTTTTCATCACCGCTTCCATCCGCGTTCATGATATAAATCCCCGGGAATTCATCGCCGTTTGTAACCGTATACGCGATTCTTTTGCCGTCAGGGGAAAATGACGGGTATATGTTCATGTTTCCTTTTCGCGTCAAGGGCGTGGAACCGGTCAGGCCTTTTGATTTGATCTCGTTTTCCTGTTTTTTATATTTTTGTTCAAGCGCGCTTTTCCATTCGTTCCAGAGATTTTCATACGACTGGCCTAAAACATTTCTGCCGGTTGAATTTACAAGAAAAGGAAACCCTCTGCCGCTGTATGCCGTGCTTATGTCCGCAAACTTTTCCCTGCCGTATTTTTCAGTGATAAACCTTATAAAATATTCTCCAAAGACATACGGCACCTGCGATGAAGGCCATGTATCCGGCATATGCGCCATCAAGTCAAGCTCCGGTAACCGGTTTTCAAGTATCGCCATCCTGATAAACATTTCATCAAGCGATGAACGGCCTCGCCCGCCTGAAGTAAGCTCTGTTTCTTCAAAGGTCCCAAGGCCCTCAACCATCCAGATCGGCTGAAAAACATTCGGAAAATAAATCCTCCCGAAAATATTCTGTAACTTTTGAGCGGGGCCTGACACCATATCCATCTGCAGGATATGAGTGTATTCATGGGTAATGACCATCCTCAGCCAGTCATCGTATAAATCAAAACCTACAACTCCTGCCGGCTGCGTGACAAAAATAACTATGTTATTGTAAGGCCACGGTGTTGCCATTCCGTTCACGCCGTCCATAATGTCCGCTAAAACAATGTGCGTCTGTTCCTTCGGCGTCCACTTTATCCTTAAAGAAAGTTTTTCGTGAATGTCCTCGGAAATTACCGCCGCCCTCTCCGCGATAGATTCTTCACCCTGGTGAAAATGGATCTTAAAATGTTTAGTTTCAAGCGTATTCCATTTAAACAAAGGATCATATTTCGCGAAAGCCGTAACTGTATAAAATAAAATGATTAATATTAAATATTTTTTCATATTTTTTATTTTGAATTTATTACTCCATCCATTATCAGTTCCCATGTCTTTTTAACCATATCCTCGCAGTTTAATCTAAACGGCATGAAATCCCCGTCTTCCTGATGGTGTTCCTCGTTTTTTAAATGGTCCATAAACTGGAGCATCCCGTTTGATGACGTCCACATTATTATCGCGAGATCCATGGGATTAACCGTTTTCTTAAAAAACCCTCTTTCCATGCCTTCAATGATTATTTTTGTTATCAATTCCCATACCTGGTTGTTAGCTTTAAATATCTCCCCAAGAACCTCCCTGATTTCCGGTTTATCCGCGAGCAGGTTGTGGTCGACAAAACGTGTTATGATCTTAAAATAATTCGGGTATTTTTTGTAATATTCAAGGTATGCCTCGCCTATCGCCCTGAATTTTTCAGGAGAAGGCGGTATCTTTTCCGAATTATCCTTCATCATTTCATACAGGATATTCATAGCCTTAAGCATTATCGTAAGATAAAGCTCTTCCTTGCTTTTGAAATAAAGGTAAAGCGTCCCCTTGCTCAGCTCACATGAACGCGCTATCTCGTCCATTGTGGTATTTTCAAGGCCTTTTTTAAGAAAAAGCTTTTCGCCCGCTTTGATTATCTGCGTTCTCCGCTGTTCTTTTTCTCTTTGTTTTCTTTCATTTATTCCCATAACAACCTTTCGAATGACCATATCGACTATAAGTCATTATTTGACTGATGGTCAGTATATTACTATTGGTTTTGATTGTCAAGAGAAATTTTAAAATATTTTTTTGTAGGGGCAGGCCCCTGTGCCTGCCCTGAATTTTTTTTATTTGAATGGAATATTATAAAAAAAGATGTAAAATATTGGAAGACAAAATTTATCAAAATATGAAAATAAAAAATCATGAAGCGTTTTTACTTTCCATAATAATATTCTTGTTTTCAGGAAGCATCAGCTGTAATTATTTAATATCAGGGGGAGATACTGCTGTTGATCTTAGCAATACAGGCAATGTTGAAGGCATTGTGAAAGATGTGTCAACAGGCAATGCCGTTGCCGGGGTTACAGTTAAGGTGGATGATATTTCTGCTATGACTGGAGTAAACGGTATATACAGTATTAAAAATGCGGGTGCCGGCGACAGGCTTATAACCGCGGAAAAAACCGGCTATCAATTTTATTCAAACACGGTAAAAGTCGCCAAAGGCAGTACAACAGCGCATAACATAAAGATGCTTTCCAAAACGGATCACTTCGCGAAGCGATTATATGGGTTAATCGCTTCAGGCGATTTGTGTCCATTATGATCCGGCCTGGCCGTAAATAAAACCATAAAAACTCCTTGACAGCCATTAATTCGTCCAATATAATTATCATATTGGACAATAAGTCTATATTTTGTCCAATATGATTAAATATTATGATAAAAGACATTTTAATAAAGCAAAAATACGAGAGAGAGCAGTTATTGGCTCAAAACTATATTGCCAGGGATAAAACCCTTCAGGTAAAAGATTTTGCTGATAATGATCTTGTTAAAGTGATTATTGGCCCGCGGCGGGCGGGAAAATCTGTTTTCTCCCTTCATCTTTTTAAGGACAAAGAATCGGCTTATATAAATTTTGATGATGAAAACCTCGTAAAAACGGAGAATTACGATGATATTTTAAAGGAAATGCTGGTAACCTATGGAGAAACAAAATATTTGTTTTTTGATGAAATCCAGAATATAGAAAATTGGGAATTATTCATAAACAAATTGCACAGGCAGGGATATAACATCCTGCTTACCGGCTCGAACGCCAAACTTTTAAGCAGGGAATTATCGACTCATTTGACCGGGCGGCATATCCCCATTGAAATATTACCGTTCAATTTCAAGGAATTTTTGACTGCTAAAAAATTCATTTTTCAACAAAATGAATTACATATCCCGGAAATCAAAGCGAAATTATTAAATCATCTGGAATCATATCTTGTCAACGGAGGATTTCCAGAGATAGTTCTAAAAAATTACAGCCCAAAAGGATATCTTGACACTTTATTAGATTCAATATTGCTGAAAGATATAATAAACCGCTATAAAGTGCGGTTCCCGCAAAAAATTTATGATCTTGAAATATATCTTATAAATAATATCGCTTCAGAGATCAGTTATCGAAAATTAATAAATCTGGTGGGATTTAACAGCGTGGGAACACTGGAGAAATATTTGAAATACCTGGAAGAAGCATATCTCGTGTTTATCCTCAGCCGTTATTCTAATAAAGCCGGAGAAAGATTGAAAGCGCCAAAAAAATTATATGTGGTAGATAACGGCTATATAACGGCAAAAGCTGTTCAATTTTCTCCGGACAGCGGGAAATTAATGGAAAATCTTGTTTTTACGGAATTGGTAAAGAGAGGTTTAAAACCCGGCATGGATTTATTTTATTACAAAACCCGCAATAACAGGGAAGTGGATTTTATTATCAGGGAAAATCTCAAAATCACATCTTTAGTTCAAGTTGCGTACAAAATAAATGATCCGGTTACAAAAGAAAGAGAAATAAAAG
Coding sequences within:
- a CDS encoding FtsX-like permease family protein, translated to MRLILKIAWRNIFRHKGKSIIIGVILFLGALIMTIGNGVISGMERGLQDNIINGFTGDIVIISDKQESDNALFTLMGKAIEPVNNFLKIKEVLLKQDYVKKFLPAGRNMALILNEEGGAPGFAFLIGVDFAKYQDMFPGNMRPIEGRMPENGERGVIVPSGSRKMFYDYTNLWFIPVNEKFNVENFRKELKNEKEDTTGLVIKNNIVFLGANEKNTSLDVRLDIKGIVKFKGLDNIFGHFNIVDIESYRECLGYFTADDLAAEIPEEKKNILESDNLDDFFNDEAAVISNAGANSRSPLQEVKLTPVKQDIAEKKVDIEAGTYNVIFVKLKKGVSINQGLKKINNELKSANLGVRAVSWKKAFGLIGSMATVIKGALFGFVMLLFIVAIIIIVNTLSMAALERTSEIGMMRAVGARKGFISGMFVAETGILSFVCGGAGILLGIIIVKLIPMLNITSSNDMVQILYGGNRFTPYLNIPDMFLTVVQLTIVTLIAVIYPVKVAKGITPLDAIVRD
- a CDS encoding ABC transporter ATP-binding protein, producing MIEINNLTKDYPLGTTTVHALRGVDFNVTEGEFISVVGPSGSGKTTLLNVIGCIDFATKGDVKIGGVDIHGLNDKQITDLRLNKIGFIFQTFNLIPVLDVAENVEFPLLLMKKFSKDEVRKRAQKLIDEVGLKDYIKHRPAELSGGQRQRVAIARALVTNPDIVLADEPTANLDSVTGASILELMREMNRVEKTTFVFSTHDANVLKYAQRIVKIKDGQIVA
- a CDS encoding TetR/AcrR family transcriptional regulator, with protein sequence MGINERKQREKEQRRTQIIKAGEKLFLKKGLENTTMDEIARSCELSKGTLYLYFKSKEELYLTIMLKAMNILYEMMKDNSEKIPPSPEKFRAIGEAYLEYYKKYPNYFKIITRFVDHNLLADKPEIREVLGEIFKANNQVWELITKIIIEGMERGFFKKTVNPMDLAIIMWTSSNGMLQFMDHLKNEEHHQEDGDFMPFRLNCEDMVKKTWELIMDGVINSK
- a CDS encoding carboxypeptidase-like regulatory domain-containing protein, whose amino-acid sequence is MKIKNHEAFLLSIIIFLFSGSISCNYLISGGDTAVDLSNTGNVEGIVKDVSTGNAVAGVTVKVDDISAMTGVNGIYSIKNAGAGDRLITAEKTGYQFYSNTVKVAKGSTTAHNIKMLSKTDHFAKRLYGLIASGDLCPL
- a CDS encoding ATP-binding protein; translated protein: MIKDILIKQKYEREQLLAQNYIARDKTLQVKDFADNDLVKVIIGPRRAGKSVFSLHLFKDKESAYINFDDENLVKTENYDDILKEMLVTYGETKYLFFDEIQNIENWELFINKLHRQGYNILLTGSNAKLLSRELSTHLTGRHIPIEILPFNFKEFLTAKKFIFQQNELHIPEIKAKLLNHLESYLVNGGFPEIVLKNYSPKGYLDTLLDSILLKDIINRYKVRFPQKIYDLEIYLINNIASEISYRKLINLVGFNSVGTLEKYLKYLEEAYLVFILSRYSNKAGERLKAPKKLYVVDNGYITAKAVQFSPDSGKLMENLVFTELVKRGLKPGMDLFYYKTRNNREVDFIIRENLKITSLVQVAYKINDPVTKEREIKAIIEAGGELKCNNFLIITWDYEEDIKIKEITIKLIPLWKWLLN